From Pseudonocardia autotrophica, one genomic window encodes:
- a CDS encoding ring-cleaving dioxygenase: MTEITPAGLHHVTAIAADPQENVDFYTDVLGLRLVKRTVNFDDPGTYHLYYGDTSGSPASILTFFPWRGITAGRVGTGLTTATAFSVPPGSLGWWQNRLASLGIDADAPADRDGTEVLTLRDPHGLVLDLVASPGDHRSGWDGAADVPDEHAVRGLHSVTLTESVTEPTQRLLTEMLGMSLSEENGDRSRFAMAGGAAGALVDVTGSTGVRGLQAGGTVHHVAFRAPDRATQEDWRRQLVAAGLAVTEILDRQYFTSIYFREPGGVLFEIATDAPGFTVDEPLLTLGRALKLPPWLEPNRAQIERALPPLTVSDDERADNEPADDERADDTRAGS; this comes from the coding sequence ATGACCGAGATCACACCCGCCGGACTGCACCACGTCACCGCCATCGCCGCGGACCCCCAGGAGAACGTCGACTTCTACACCGACGTCCTCGGACTGCGGCTGGTCAAGCGGACCGTCAACTTCGACGACCCCGGCACCTACCACCTCTACTACGGCGACACCTCCGGTTCGCCGGCCTCGATCCTGACCTTCTTCCCGTGGCGCGGGATCACCGCGGGCCGCGTGGGCACGGGGCTCACGACCGCCACCGCGTTCAGCGTGCCGCCCGGCTCGCTGGGCTGGTGGCAGAACCGCCTCGCGTCGCTCGGGATCGACGCCGACGCCCCCGCCGACCGCGACGGGACGGAGGTCCTGACCCTGCGCGACCCGCACGGCCTGGTCCTCGATCTGGTCGCCTCCCCCGGTGACCACCGCTCCGGGTGGGACGGCGCGGCCGACGTCCCCGACGAGCACGCCGTGCGCGGCCTGCACTCGGTCACCCTCACCGAGTCGGTCACCGAGCCCACCCAGCGGCTGCTGACCGAGATGCTGGGCATGAGCCTGTCCGAGGAGAACGGCGACCGCAGCCGGTTCGCGATGGCCGGCGGTGCCGCGGGCGCGCTCGTCGACGTCACCGGATCCACCGGCGTCCGAGGCCTGCAGGCCGGCGGGACCGTCCATCACGTCGCCTTCCGCGCACCCGACCGGGCCACCCAGGAGGACTGGCGACGGCAGCTGGTCGCAGCCGGGCTGGCCGTCACCGAGATCCTGGACCGGCAGTACTTCACGTCGATCTACTTCCGAGAGCCCGGCGGCGTGCTGTTCGAAATCGCCACCGACGCACCCGGGTTCACCGTCGACGAGCCGCTGCTGACCCTCGGCCGGGCCCTGAAGCTGCCCCCGTGGCTGGAGCCGAACCGGGCGCAGATCGAACGCGCGCTGCCGCCGCTCACTGTGTCCGACGACGAGCGGGCCGACAACGAGCCGGCCGACGACGAGCGGGCCGACGACACGAGGGCCGGATCGTGA
- a CDS encoding ATP-binding protein has product MELFGRRAETATLDRLLARAADGAGSGLVLWGEPGIGKTALLDHAVSAAAGATVLRCRGTRMEAGLAFAALHELLWPVTGRLDTLPAPQAAALRGALGLSDEPANRFLIGAAVLSLVSDLARDRPVLVVVDDAQWIDEATAHSLGFVARRVGTDPVLVLLTGHSDPSSGPWEGLPALEIGGLSDEDARTLLSASVPEARPSLIDEVTRTAGGNPLALHELPTLVREPDDAPLPPPGGDPVPIGPRLRRAFQARVEAMSAPTRALLLLAAAEDRGDRLALHRAGTGWDIDATTWDDVLHSGLLRTAGSRVEFRHPLIPAAIYDGAALSERQAAHRALAAVLPPSAVEERAWHLAAAAETPDEDVAALLELAAEKSLRCGAGPTAVRTLRRAAELSPAPADAARRLAAAARATWDAGDADTARRLLDDAARLESETDIARASHGLRGILEFTTGIPERAHHYLVRDMDAVSGPRSTVGLGAVAVRAAWSAGRTDLQHEALRRLLAVDAGVDASLAEQLPTLRTWWSCYDETGEITSIAPDRAGDTVGRIVTAAWELLPPMPLVLAWGIEGSLRDVLRMQAAELRRRHELAALAVVLSQTAVLDLAAGRWDAVETDAIDGLYLAEEVGADHVATQCRGTLGLLAAGRGDEPAVEEHTTRALEVSVPRGVRALTASAYWPRGRAALLAGRPLEALSHLMPLAEPGHEAAHPTFAMLAAADTAEAAVQVGRFDVAESRLRAVATWAQRSDAGWAHATVHRLRALVRGGPTAEDSYRKALDAPGAADRPFEHARTRLLYGEWLRRARRRADARSRLATAAEVFDRLGAEPLRRRSLREQDLADAPTARRGPGPAATLTAQELRVARLAANRMTNREIAAQLLISPRTVGHHLANVYPKLGITSRGELTRIDLHGDLRLRVGVHDG; this is encoded by the coding sequence ATGGAGCTGTTCGGACGGCGGGCCGAAACCGCAACCCTGGACCGGCTGCTCGCCCGGGCGGCGGACGGTGCGGGCTCCGGCCTGGTGCTGTGGGGTGAACCGGGGATCGGCAAGACCGCGCTGCTCGACCACGCCGTGAGCGCAGCCGCCGGGGCCACGGTGCTGCGCTGCCGGGGCACCCGGATGGAGGCCGGGCTCGCCTTCGCGGCGCTGCACGAGCTGCTGTGGCCCGTCACCGGCCGCCTCGACACGCTCCCCGCGCCCCAGGCCGCGGCCCTGCGCGGCGCTCTGGGCCTGAGCGACGAGCCGGCGAACCGCTTCCTGATCGGCGCGGCGGTCCTGTCGCTGGTCTCCGACCTGGCCCGCGACCGTCCGGTGCTCGTCGTGGTCGACGACGCCCAGTGGATCGACGAGGCGACCGCGCACTCGCTGGGGTTCGTGGCACGGCGGGTGGGCACCGACCCGGTCCTGGTCCTGCTCACCGGACACTCCGATCCCTCGTCGGGGCCGTGGGAGGGGCTGCCCGCGCTGGAGATCGGTGGCCTGAGCGACGAGGACGCCCGCACACTCCTCTCGGCCTCGGTGCCCGAGGCCCGGCCGTCGCTGATCGACGAGGTGACCCGCACAGCCGGAGGCAATCCGCTGGCGCTGCACGAGCTGCCGACCCTCGTCCGGGAACCGGACGACGCGCCACTGCCGCCGCCGGGCGGCGACCCGGTACCGATCGGCCCCCGGCTGCGGCGGGCGTTCCAGGCCCGGGTCGAGGCGATGTCGGCGCCCACCCGCGCTCTGCTGCTGCTGGCCGCGGCCGAGGATCGGGGCGACCGCCTCGCCCTGCACCGGGCGGGTACCGGGTGGGACATCGACGCCACCACCTGGGACGACGTGCTGCACTCGGGCCTGCTCCGTACCGCGGGGTCCCGCGTCGAGTTCCGGCACCCGCTGATCCCCGCGGCGATCTACGACGGCGCCGCGCTGTCGGAGCGGCAGGCGGCACACCGGGCGCTGGCCGCGGTCCTGCCCCCGTCCGCGGTCGAGGAACGCGCCTGGCACCTGGCCGCCGCAGCCGAGACACCCGACGAGGACGTCGCCGCGCTGCTCGAACTCGCGGCCGAGAAGTCCCTGCGCTGCGGTGCAGGTCCGACGGCCGTGCGCACGCTGCGGCGGGCGGCCGAGCTGTCCCCGGCTCCGGCCGACGCCGCACGCCGGCTCGCCGCCGCCGCCCGCGCCACGTGGGACGCGGGCGACGCCGACACCGCTCGGCGGCTGCTCGACGACGCCGCACGCCTGGAGAGCGAGACCGACATCGCCCGGGCCAGCCACGGATTGCGCGGGATCCTCGAGTTCACCACCGGCATCCCCGAGCGCGCGCACCACTACCTGGTCCGCGACATGGACGCCGTCAGCGGTCCACGGTCCACGGTCGGGCTGGGGGCGGTCGCGGTCCGGGCCGCCTGGTCGGCCGGCCGCACCGACCTCCAGCACGAGGCGCTGCGGCGGCTGCTGGCAGTGGACGCCGGTGTCGACGCCTCGCTGGCCGAGCAGCTGCCGACGCTGCGCACCTGGTGGTCGTGCTACGACGAGACCGGCGAGATCACCTCGATCGCCCCGGACCGGGCCGGGGACACGGTCGGCCGGATCGTCACCGCCGCCTGGGAGCTGCTGCCACCGATGCCGCTGGTACTGGCCTGGGGCATCGAGGGCTCGCTGCGCGACGTGCTGCGCATGCAGGCCGCGGAGCTCCGGCGGCGGCACGAGCTCGCCGCCCTGGCCGTGGTGCTCTCCCAGACCGCGGTCCTTGACCTGGCCGCGGGGCGGTGGGACGCCGTCGAGACCGACGCGATCGACGGCCTGTACCTCGCCGAGGAGGTCGGCGCGGACCACGTGGCCACGCAGTGTCGCGGCACCCTGGGATTGCTGGCCGCGGGCCGCGGCGACGAGCCGGCCGTCGAGGAGCACACGACCAGGGCTCTGGAGGTGTCGGTGCCGCGGGGAGTGCGGGCCCTCACCGCGTCCGCGTACTGGCCCCGCGGCCGGGCGGCGCTGCTCGCCGGTCGTCCCCTGGAGGCGCTGAGCCACCTGATGCCGCTGGCCGAGCCCGGCCACGAGGCCGCCCATCCCACCTTCGCGATGCTCGCCGCCGCGGACACCGCGGAGGCCGCGGTGCAGGTCGGCCGCTTCGACGTCGCCGAGTCCCGGCTGCGGGCGGTGGCGACGTGGGCACAGCGGTCGGACGCCGGCTGGGCGCACGCGACCGTCCACCGCCTGCGAGCCCTCGTCCGTGGCGGACCGACGGCCGAGGACTCGTACCGGAAGGCGCTGGATGCGCCGGGGGCGGCGGACCGTCCCTTCGAGCACGCCCGCACCCGGCTGCTGTACGGCGAGTGGCTGCGCAGGGCACGCCGCCGGGCGGACGCCCGCAGCCGGCTGGCCACGGCCGCGGAGGTGTTCGACCGGCTCGGCGCGGAGCCGCTGCGGAGGAGATCGCTGCGCGAGCAGGATCTGGCCGACGCGCCCACAGCCCGCCGCGGGCCCGGCCCGGCGGCCACCCTGACCGCCCAGGAGTTGCGGGTGGCGCGGCTGGCGGCGAACCGGATGACCAACCGGGAGATCGCGGCGCAGCTGCTGATCAGCCCGCGCACGGTCGGGCACCACCTGGCGAACGTCTACCCCAAGCTCGGCATCACCTCGCGCGGGGAGCTCACCCGCATCGATCTGCACGGCGATCTGCGGCTCCGGGTGGGCGTGCACGACGGATGA
- a CDS encoding alpha/beta hydrolase → MTDILTRPHVWRPGTAGHPPLLLLHGTGGDEHDLLPLREHLDAAAPVLSVRGTVLENGMPRFFRRLAEGVFDEDDLRIQVDALAEFLLAAEDRYEVAAGSWTAVGFSNGANIASALMFIHPERLSGAILLAAMVPFRDGPPPSDLSGRRVLVSNGRQDPMATAVHTSTLVDQFRSAGAETTTAPHTGGHTIAPSLLPRMAGWLAEAHGDPQQA, encoded by the coding sequence GTGACCGACATCCTCACCCGTCCCCACGTGTGGCGGCCGGGTACCGCCGGGCATCCGCCCCTGCTGCTCCTGCACGGGACCGGCGGGGACGAGCACGACCTGCTCCCCCTGCGGGAGCACCTCGACGCGGCGGCACCCGTGCTGTCGGTGCGCGGAACCGTGCTGGAGAACGGCATGCCCCGCTTCTTCCGCCGGCTCGCCGAGGGCGTCTTCGACGAGGACGACCTCCGGATCCAGGTCGATGCCCTCGCCGAGTTCCTCCTCGCCGCCGAAGACCGCTACGAGGTCGCAGCCGGATCCTGGACCGCGGTCGGCTTCTCCAACGGCGCCAACATCGCGTCGGCGCTGATGTTCATCCACCCGGAGCGGCTCAGCGGGGCGATCCTGCTCGCCGCGATGGTCCCGTTCCGCGACGGGCCGCCGCCCTCGGATCTGTCCGGACGACGCGTGCTCGTCTCCAACGGCCGGCAGGACCCGATGGCCACGGCCGTCCACACCTCGACGCTGGTCGACCAGTTCCGGTCGGCGGGCGCCGAGACGACCACCGCCCCGCACACCGGGGGCCACACCATCGCCCCTTCATTGCTGCCGCGCATGGCGGGCTGGCTCGCCGAGGCCCACGGCGACCCGCAGCAGGCATGA
- a CDS encoding S9 family peptidase — protein sequence MTAADTAPGTRPRLVEVDEFFADPAFVVPSISPDGSRIAYLAPHLGRRNIWVRGVDQTHADAVPVTADTRRGITMYHWTDDPRWLLYLQDTDGNEDWHLYRVDLDRVGGDDPAPAVDLTPMGPGSRVFGVEPLPSVPGNVLVTMNLQVETIDVHRIDVATGEVVLHHHEADPLAATLLDRGGAPAFLIATEEDGTVAVSGIDRTTGTPRLLRRMGGAEYPLSVQPQLVTPDGGGLLVGSFRDGDDLALVRIDRETGEETVVAAVEGRSLDIMGIMAPGVLPPAVYTHRGTGEAIAARFVDDRPHIEVLDPDFAPVYAELAALSEGVLGTISSDVSGRRWIVTFTHDREPGVTWFYDHYTGERRRLFQPFPDLDPADLAPMTPVRFPARDGLELPGYLTLPVGVEPRNLPTVLLVHGGPWSQDYWTYNPEVQLLANRGYAVLQVNYRGSLGYGRRHLTAAVGEYGRAMQDDLIDAVDWAVAQGYADPARIGISGVSYGGYAVLRAITVTPDLFAAAVDYVGVSDLVAALRALPPFTRRYNANSWYRYLGDPDVPEQEAELTARSPITMVDRIRTPLLVAQGANDVRVPQAQSDRIVASLRERGVPVEYLLAEDEGHGFENEGNRLRLYRAIERHLAEHLGGRCTAQPKDAR from the coding sequence ATGACCGCCGCGGACACCGCCCCGGGCACCCGGCCGAGGCTCGTCGAGGTCGACGAGTTCTTCGCCGATCCCGCGTTCGTCGTGCCCTCGATCTCCCCCGACGGCTCCCGGATCGCCTACCTCGCCCCGCACCTGGGGCGGCGCAACATCTGGGTGCGCGGCGTCGACCAGACCCACGCCGACGCCGTCCCGGTCACCGCGGACACCCGGCGCGGGATCACCATGTACCACTGGACCGACGACCCGCGCTGGCTGCTCTACCTGCAGGACACCGACGGCAACGAGGACTGGCACCTCTACCGGGTCGACCTCGACCGGGTGGGTGGCGACGATCCGGCCCCGGCGGTCGACCTCACCCCGATGGGTCCGGGATCGCGGGTCTTCGGCGTCGAGCCGTTGCCCTCGGTGCCCGGCAACGTCCTGGTCACGATGAACCTGCAGGTCGAGACGATCGACGTGCACCGGATCGACGTCGCCACCGGCGAGGTCGTGTTGCACCACCACGAGGCCGATCCACTGGCCGCGACGCTCCTCGACCGCGGCGGTGCACCGGCGTTCCTGATCGCGACCGAGGAGGACGGGACCGTCGCCGTCTCCGGGATCGACCGCACCACCGGGACCCCCCGGCTGCTGCGCCGGATGGGCGGTGCGGAGTACCCGCTGAGCGTGCAGCCGCAGCTGGTGACCCCGGACGGCGGCGGCCTGCTCGTCGGCTCCTTCCGCGACGGCGACGACCTGGCGCTGGTCCGGATCGACCGGGAGACCGGCGAGGAGACCGTCGTCGCGGCCGTCGAGGGTCGCAGCCTGGACATCATGGGCATCATGGCGCCCGGGGTGCTGCCGCCCGCGGTGTACACCCACCGGGGGACCGGCGAGGCGATCGCGGCCCGCTTCGTCGACGACCGACCGCACATCGAGGTCCTGGATCCCGACTTCGCCCCGGTGTACGCCGAACTCGCGGCGCTCTCGGAGGGCGTGCTCGGCACGATCTCGTCCGATGTGTCCGGCCGGCGCTGGATCGTCACCTTCACCCACGACCGGGAGCCGGGGGTGACCTGGTTCTACGACCACTACACCGGTGAGCGGCGCCGGCTGTTCCAGCCCTTCCCGGATCTCGACCCCGCCGACCTGGCCCCGATGACCCCGGTGCGCTTCCCCGCCCGGGACGGGCTCGAGCTGCCCGGCTACCTCACCCTGCCGGTCGGTGTGGAGCCCCGGAACCTGCCGACGGTGCTGCTGGTGCACGGCGGCCCGTGGTCCCAGGACTACTGGACCTACAACCCCGAGGTGCAGCTGCTGGCCAACCGGGGCTACGCGGTGCTGCAGGTCAACTATCGCGGCTCGCTGGGGTACGGGCGCCGGCACCTGACCGCGGCCGTCGGCGAGTACGGCCGAGCCATGCAGGACGACCTGATCGACGCCGTCGACTGGGCGGTGGCGCAGGGCTACGCCGACCCCGCCCGGATCGGGATCTCCGGTGTCTCCTACGGCGGATACGCCGTTCTGCGCGCGATCACCGTCACCCCCGACCTGTTCGCCGCCGCGGTCGACTACGTCGGCGTCTCCGATCTCGTCGCCGCCCTGCGGGCGCTGCCGCCGTTCACCCGCCGGTACAACGCCAACAGCTGGTACCGCTACCTCGGGGACCCGGACGTGCCCGAGCAGGAGGCCGAGCTGACCGCGCGCTCGCCGATCACGATGGTGGACCGGATCCGGACGCCGCTGCTGGTCGCCCAGGGCGCCAACGACGTCCGGGTGCCGCAGGCACAGTCCGACCGGATCGTGGCGTCGCTGCGTGAGCGCGGTGTCCCGGTCGAGTATCTGCTCGCCGAGGACGAGGGGCACGGGTTCGAGAACGAGGGCAACCGGCTCCGCCTGTACCGGGCGATCGAGCGTCACCTCGCCGAGCACCTGGGCGGACGGTGCACCGCGCAGCCGAAGGATGCTCGATGA
- a CDS encoding HAMP domain-containing sensor histidine kinase: protein MRRRILVLVGATVLLVLVAFAVPLAVLVRTVAVDTALSTATTQAQSLTPLVATADRATMEPTVALADDRNAGDVSVVLADGTVLGAPAPRSDLVELGLRGVSASTEAPGGREMVFSVQGATAGNSVIRVFVPDAELTRGVARSWLLLAGLSLALLAGGLLIADRLARSLVDATTDLSGVSEQLAGGDLAARADPDAPAELGVVARALNGLAGRISELLREERENVADLAHRVRTPLTALRLDAEALRDPDESARISSGVDGVQRAVTGAIEQARRRGGEGRAADAAAVVRERVAFWQVLAEDTDRAVTLDLADGPLPVGCAPGDLQACVDALLGNVFAHTPDGTAFGVELSRRTAGGARLVVHDAGPGLPPGADPTSRGVSGGGSTGLGLDIARRTADATGGRLILSGPPGAGLQVVLELAGPQR from the coding sequence ATGCGGCGCCGGATCCTGGTGCTCGTCGGGGCGACCGTGCTGCTGGTGCTGGTGGCGTTCGCCGTCCCGCTGGCGGTGCTGGTCCGGACGGTCGCGGTGGACACCGCGCTGTCCACCGCGACCACCCAGGCTCAGTCGCTGACCCCGCTGGTCGCGACCGCCGACCGGGCCACCATGGAGCCCACCGTCGCGCTGGCCGACGACCGCAACGCCGGGGACGTGTCGGTGGTCCTGGCCGACGGGACCGTTCTCGGAGCGCCGGCACCGCGCAGCGACCTGGTCGAGCTGGGGCTGCGTGGGGTGAGTGCGTCGACCGAGGCACCCGGCGGGCGGGAGATGGTGTTCTCCGTCCAGGGTGCGACGGCGGGCAACAGCGTGATCCGGGTGTTCGTGCCGGACGCCGAGCTGACCCGCGGCGTCGCCCGCTCCTGGCTGCTCCTGGCCGGACTGTCGCTCGCCCTGCTGGCGGGCGGGCTGCTGATCGCCGACCGGTTGGCACGTTCGCTGGTGGACGCCACCACCGACCTGTCCGGGGTGTCCGAGCAGCTGGCCGGCGGCGATCTCGCGGCCCGTGCCGACCCGGATGCCCCCGCCGAGCTCGGTGTCGTCGCCCGCGCGCTGAACGGGCTCGCCGGGCGGATCTCGGAACTGCTGCGGGAGGAACGGGAGAACGTCGCCGATCTCGCACACCGGGTCCGCACCCCGCTGACCGCGCTGCGCCTCGACGCCGAGGCGCTACGCGACCCCGACGAGTCCGCCCGGATCTCATCCGGGGTGGACGGCGTGCAGCGGGCCGTCACCGGCGCCATCGAGCAGGCCCGGCGGCGCGGCGGCGAGGGCCGGGCCGCCGACGCCGCCGCCGTCGTCCGGGAGCGGGTCGCGTTCTGGCAGGTGCTCGCCGAGGACACCGACCGCGCCGTCACCCTGGACCTGGCGGACGGCCCGCTGCCGGTCGGTTGCGCTCCCGGCGACCTGCAGGCGTGTGTGGACGCGCTGCTGGGCAACGTCTTCGCGCACACGCCGGACGGGACGGCGTTCGGCGTCGAGCTGAGCAGGCGCACCGCGGGTGGTGCCCGGCTGGTCGTGCACGACGCGGGCCCCGGCCTGCCGCCGGGTGCCGACCCGACCTCGCGGGGGGTGAGCGGCGGCGGGTCCACCGGCCTGGGGCTGGACATCGCCCGCCGGACCGCCGACGCCACCGGGGGACGGCTGATCCTGTCCGGTCCGCCGGGGGCGGGGCTGCAGGTGGTCCTGGAGCTCGCCGGTCCGCAGCGCTGA
- a CDS encoding GNAT family N-acetyltransferase, which produces MADNLHDRTGAAVTVSIDESRPVSAFIVTVADGSPAGRADFVDSPTVDQERIFFHTEVDREFSGRGLAGILIREALADSIRTGRTVVPVCPLFAGHLDKHGDDFVADGGRFRLPTKADLAVVRRATRAGS; this is translated from the coding sequence ATGGCCGACAATCTTCACGACAGGACCGGTGCGGCGGTGACCGTGAGCATCGATGAATCCCGGCCGGTCAGCGCGTTCATCGTGACCGTCGCCGACGGCTCCCCCGCAGGTCGAGCAGACTTCGTGGACTCGCCCACGGTCGACCAGGAGCGGATCTTCTTCCACACCGAGGTGGACCGGGAGTTCAGCGGACGAGGCCTGGCCGGGATCCTGATCCGCGAAGCGCTCGCGGACAGCATTCGCACGGGACGCACCGTCGTCCCGGTGTGCCCGCTGTTCGCCGGCCACCTGGACAAGCACGGAGACGACTTCGTCGCCGACGGTGGACGCTTCCGCCTGCCGACGAAGGCCGATCTCGCCGTGGTCCGACGTGCCACACGAGCCGGCTCCTAG
- a CDS encoding RidA family protein codes for MTSNEPPFNWGVPWEDAYGFDQAQQVGDTVYISGQLPHDDKGLVGEGDLGKQLESTFEHLDGVLEHFGATRRQVVQTTVILVDLRENFDAAAAAHRAYFAGRRPTSTTFGVVDLAIPGQLVEISAVVRLDLPR; via the coding sequence ATGACCTCGAACGAGCCCCCCTTCAACTGGGGCGTCCCGTGGGAGGACGCCTACGGCTTCGACCAGGCCCAGCAGGTCGGCGACACGGTCTACATCTCCGGCCAGCTCCCGCACGACGACAAGGGTCTCGTCGGGGAGGGCGACCTGGGCAAGCAGCTCGAGTCGACGTTCGAGCACCTCGACGGCGTACTGGAGCACTTCGGCGCCACTCGCCGGCAGGTCGTGCAGACCACCGTGATCCTCGTCGACCTGCGGGAGAACTTCGACGCGGCTGCCGCGGCCCATCGCGCGTACTTCGCGGGCCGGCGGCCGACCAGCACGACGTTCGGTGTCGTGGATCTGGCGATCCCGGGCCAGCTCGTCGAGATCAGCGCAGTGGTGCGGCTCGACCTGCCGCGCTGA
- a CDS encoding PepSY domain-containing protein produces the protein MLTRTTIAAIAATGLLLIGGGTALALGSGSGAAQVPVAPAAASAPELPGAGPDPAAQGTPQPVVDRATAERIALDRAGAGRVTEVEFDRADLDDDDDRYDRDHWEIEIRDGAVEHEIDVDAVTGEILDHDIDRDDD, from the coding sequence ATGCTCACCAGGACGACCATCGCCGCCATCGCCGCCACCGGCCTGCTCCTGATCGGTGGTGGAACCGCGCTGGCCCTCGGCTCCGGCTCCGGCGCCGCCCAGGTTCCGGTCGCACCGGCCGCGGCGAGCGCACCGGAGCTCCCCGGGGCCGGTCCGGACCCTGCCGCACAGGGCACCCCGCAGCCGGTCGTCGACCGGGCCACCGCCGAGCGGATCGCACTGGATCGGGCGGGCGCCGGGCGGGTCACCGAGGTCGAGTTCGACCGGGCCGACCTCGATGACGACGACGACCGGTACGACCGCGACCACTGGGAGATCGAGATCCGGGACGGCGCCGTCGAGCACGAGATCGACGTCGATGCCGTCACCGGAGAGATCCTCGACCACGACATCGACCGGGACGACGACTGA
- a CDS encoding Rossmann-fold NAD(P)-binding domain-containing protein → MTGVGHDALVAVTYLLDAGGAINRGGSSANTDRPRSAPRRRSGSLRHRRHRACCDAAEDLRGPGVHVRRADFTDTTSMRIADEHQRTEQYMHAGGVPSVMLRDGWCLENHLGRIPPMRRTGLFLGAAGTST, encoded by the coding sequence ATGACCGGCGTCGGCCACGACGCCCTGGTCGCCGTCACCTACCTGCTCGACGCGGGCGGCGCGATCAACCGAGGCGGAAGCTCGGCGAACACGGATCGTCCTCGATCAGCCCCTCGCCGCCGGAGTGGCAGCCTCCGGCATCGTCGCCACCGGGCGTGCTGTGACGCCGCAGAGGATCTGCGCGGGCCGGGGGTCCACGTCCGGCGGGCCGACTTCACCGACACCACCTCGATGCGGATCGCCGACGAGCACCAGCGCACCGAGCAGTACATGCACGCCGGTGGCGTGCCGTCCGTGATGCTGCGCGACGGCTGGTGCCTCGAGAACCACCTCGGCCGGATCCCGCCGATGCGGCGGACCGGGCTGTTCCTCGGCGCCGCCGGCACGAGTACCTGA
- a CDS encoding VOC family protein, whose translation MAFLQLTAIIVDDYDEAVAFFTGALGFELVEDSPASTNDGRPKRWVVVRPPGAETGILLARADGERQAAAVGDQHAGRVGFFLSDDDFEGRYAHMRAAGVKFLTEPRTEPYGRVVVFRDVAGNRWDLLGPASPP comes from the coding sequence GTGGCGTTCCTCCAGCTCACCGCGATCATCGTCGACGACTACGACGAGGCCGTCGCGTTCTTCACCGGCGCCTTGGGGTTCGAGTTGGTCGAGGACTCCCCTGCCTCGACCAACGACGGCCGGCCCAAGCGGTGGGTCGTCGTCCGCCCGCCGGGCGCCGAGACGGGGATCCTGCTCGCCCGCGCCGACGGAGAGCGCCAAGCGGCGGCGGTCGGGGACCAGCATGCCGGGCGGGTCGGGTTCTTCCTCTCCGACGACGACTTCGAGGGCCGATACGCACACATGCGGGCGGCCGGGGTCAAGTTCCTCACCGAACCACGGACCGAGCCCTACGGACGCGTCGTCGTGTTCCGTGACGTCGCCGGCAACCGCTGGGACCTGCTCGGTCCGGCGAGCCCGCCGTGA
- a CDS encoding response regulator transcription factor, with product MAQILIVEDDPAIRGALIRGLGERGHAVDSAPTAMTGLESAVGNRPDLVVLDLGLPDMDGTTMLRMLRGASSVPVIVATARDDESEIVAVLDAGADDYLVKPFAAAQLDARIRAVLRRLGDGSPDPTVVVGELSVDPRSRRARLDGTELELTPREFDLLHYLAARADQVVSKRELVTEVWRQPYGGADKTVDVHLSWLRRKLGETAQRARYLHSVRGVGIRLSAPDGPPGSG from the coding sequence GTGGCCCAGATCCTGATCGTCGAGGACGACCCCGCCATCCGCGGTGCGCTGATCCGCGGTCTGGGTGAGCGCGGACACGCCGTCGACTCCGCGCCGACCGCGATGACCGGGTTGGAGTCCGCCGTCGGGAACCGGCCGGATCTGGTGGTGCTCGATCTCGGCCTGCCCGACATGGACGGCACCACCATGCTGCGGATGCTGCGTGGCGCCAGCAGTGTCCCGGTGATCGTCGCGACCGCCCGCGACGACGAGTCGGAGATCGTCGCGGTGCTCGATGCCGGCGCCGACGACTACCTGGTCAAGCCGTTCGCCGCGGCCCAGCTGGACGCCCGGATCCGGGCGGTGCTGCGCCGGCTCGGCGACGGATCGCCGGATCCGACCGTGGTCGTCGGGGAGCTGTCGGTGGACCCGCGGTCGCGGCGCGCCCGGCTCGACGGCACCGAGTTGGAGCTGACCCCGCGCGAGTTCGACCTGCTGCACTATCTGGCCGCCCGCGCCGACCAGGTCGTCAGTAAGCGGGAACTGGTCACCGAGGTGTGGCGGCAGCCCTACGGCGGCGCCGACAAGACCGTCGACGTGCACCTGTCCTGGCTGCGCCGCAAGCTCGGCGAGACCGCGCAGCGGGCCCGCTACCTGCATTCGGTACGCGGGGTCGGGATCCGGCTGTCGGCCCCTGACGGCCCACCGGGCAGCGGCTGA